The Nitrososphaerota archaeon sequence TTTATAAATAAGCTTTTAGTAAGAAAAATGGTGAAAAATATTGAAAGTAGCTATGTATTATGGTCCAAATGATATTCGTTATGAAGATTATCCTAAACCAATTATAAAAGAAAATGAAGCATTGATTGAAATGAAAGCATGTGGCTTATGCGGCTCAGACTTAATGGATTGGTATCTTGAAAAAAGAGCACCTTTAGTTTTAGGGCATGAACCTGCGGGAATAATAGTTGAAATAGGAGAAAAAGTTAAAAAGTTTCAATTATATGATAAAGTTTTTGTTCACCATCATGTTTCATGTTTAACGTGTCATTATTGTACTCATGGAAGCTTTACAGTATGTCCAAAATTTAGAGAAACTCATATAGATCCAGGAGGTTTTGCAGAATATTTTAGAGTTCCGGTAGAAAATTTAGAAATAGATACTATTAAAATTCCAGATAATTTATCTTTTGAAGAAGCTACATTGATAGAACCTATAGCATGCTGTATAAAAGGGATGATGAAATGTAACATTAAGCCAGGGGATGTAATAGCAATAATTGGTGCAGGACCAAGTGGAATTATTTTTACACAATTATCAAAAATTTATAATGTTAGTAAAATTATAGTAATTGATTCTATTAAATATAGATTAGAAATTGCTAAAAAATTTGGTGCTGATATTATTATAAATTATCATGAAGAAGACCCTATAAAAATTATAAAGGAAAATAGTGATAATAGAGGGGCAGATGTTGTAATAGTTACAGCTCCAAATATAAATGCTTATTCAGAAGCATTTAAAATATGTAGAAAAGGTGGAATGATTTTAGCTTTTGCTCCAATAAATCCAAACGAATTTTTACAATTATCTATTCATGATCTTTTTTTCTCAGAAATATCATTAATTTCATCTTATTCAACTTCTCATATAGAAACAAGAATGGCTTTAAATCTTATATTATCAAATAAAATAAAAACAAAAGAACTTATAACTCATAAATTTAAATTAAGTCAAGTTAAAGAAGCTATAAAATTAGCTAAAGAAAGTAAAGAATGCTTAAAAATAGTTATATTAAATGAGAAGTAGAATAAGCGAGGTTAAAAATAATATGTCAAAGAAGAAAATGAAAGCTGCATTATTATATGGAGTAAAAGATTTAAGATTAGAATATATAGATATACCAGAAATTGGAGAAAAAGAAGTATTAGTTAAAGTAAAAGCAGCAACAACATGTGGTACAGATTTAAAAATATATCAAAGAGGTTATGTTAGTATAGGATTTATTAAATATCCTCAATTATTTGGTCATGAATGGGCTGGAGAAATAGTTGAAGTAGGAGAAAAAGTTGAAAAATTTAAGAAAGGAATGAGGGTAAGAGCTGGAAATTCTGCACCATGTTTTACTTGTCCATCATGTAAAGAAGAAAGATATAATTTATGTGAAAATAGAACATGGCTTTGGGGAGCATATAGCGAGTATATTAAAGTTCCTGAAGAAATTGTAAAATACAATATGCAAGAAATACCTTCACATTTAAGTTTTGAAGAAGCAGCAATAACAGAACCATTAGCATGTGTTATTCATGGAGATAAAAAAGCAGGAATAAAAATTGGGGATACGGTAGCAATAATTGGTTCTGGTGCAATAGGAATATTACATTTACAAGTAGCTAAAATAATGGGTGCAAAGAAAGTTATAATAACAGATTTAATAGATGAAAGATTGGATGTTGCTAAAAAACTTGGAGCAGATGAAATAATAAATTCTGGAAAAGAAGATATAATAGAAAGTGTGAAAAAATTAACAAATGGTAGAGGAGCAGATGTTGTAATAGAAGCTGTTGGAATACCTAAAACATGGGAGCAAGCTCTTAAATTAGTTAAAAAAGGCGGGACAGTATTAGAATTTGGTGGATGTCCACCAGGAACAAAAATAGAAGTTGAAACAGAGCTATTACATTATGGAGAAATAACATTATTAGGAACATTTCATGCTAATCCGCATGATTTTGAAATAGCATTAGATATGATATCTTCAGGTGCAGTAAAAGTAAAACCTTTAATAACTAGAAAAATGAATTTAGACGATATAAAAGAAGCTTTTGAAATATTATTAACTTCAAAAAAAGACCTTAAAATTGCTATAAACCCATAATGAGTAAAAACATTGAATCCATTAAAATTAAGCGTAATAGTAAATATTACATCAAAAATTTATTTTAGCAAGATTTTACTTCCATAAATTCTATATCTTTAATGATTACTTCTGGTACTTCAGACGTTTCCTTTGTGCATAAAAATTGAAGAGGTTCATTACCAATATTAACTATTTGATGCAATTCATTTGATTGTATAAATATTACATCTCCCGGCTTTATTTCATATTCTTTTTCTCCATTTCTAATAATGCCTTTACCTTTTAAAATAAAAACTTCATGCTCATGTTCATGTCTTTCTAAGGGGGTATGACCATTTACATCTATAGTAAATAATCTAAGCTGTATTTTCTTAGCTCCAATTCCTGCATGGAGCAGATACTTAACTTTAACATTTTTCATACCATTACTTTTTAATTCATATTCCTTCACATTTTTTTCATTTATAATATACATAATCTTCCAAACCCAAATATGAAAATCTAAATACTAGAATTTATATTTAAAATACTTTAAGGTGAAGTAAATGAATATTAAATGTAAATTAATTGAAAATCTACGCTCTATTGTAGATAATGGTAGAGGACACAGTGTAATACTAGACTTACCTAAAGAAAATGGAGGAGATAATTTAGGTCCAACAGCATTAGAATTAGCAATTATGAGTTTAGCAGGATGTGTAACGACAATTTTTGCTCTTATAGCTAAAAATAGTAAAATTCCAATAGAAAGCTTAGAAGTTATAGCTAATGCTGAAAAAGAAGTAAAATCACCTAAGTTATCATTTGTGAAAATTAAAGCCTTAGTAAAATCAAACGCTAGTAAAGAAATTATTGAAACAATATGGAAAAAGACTCTTCAAACTTGTCCTGTAAGTGCAATATTTGAATATGAAATAAAACCTGAATATGAAATGGAAATAATTTCTTAATTTAAGAAATGAAAATTGCTTATAACAAAAACTTAAATATAGCATTAAGAAAATATAGATTGGTTAATAATGGAAGGTAGAGAAGGTAAAATTCATAATAAATCTTTTAATTATGGTATAGGAGCTATTGCTATTCTTGCTATATCTATAGGTTTTCTTGCAATAATATATGGTGGAGGATTTGTTTATTTTGATCCGCTTAATTTACCAGCATGGATATTTGGGCCTCTCGGAATCTATACTATTATTTATTCATTAATCATTAAAAAAGATATATTGTATTACTCAATATGGGGCATTATAATGTTCGCTATAGCTATTGCTTCAGCATTGTATAATATAGTAAATGTTTTTATAGTATTTGGTATACTTTTAATTGTTATAACAATTGTAGGAATAATTGCTTATTTGAGGAGAAAAATATGAATGAAAAAGAATATATAGAAAAAATAAAAAAGGAAATGGGGCTTTTTGAAAAAATTATTAGCTATATTCCAGGTTATAGAGGATATAAAGAGAAAGAAATAAGAAGAGAAAGCGATCGCCTTGTAAGAATGGAAGTTGTAAATAGACTTAAAACAGTAAAGGATACTATTAGAAGAAAATTTTCAAATCCAATGATTGTTCAGAAACTTTCAAATGAAGATTCATGGAAACTTGAAACATTAATGTCTCGTCTTGATAGAGTTACTCAAAGAATAGATAAAGCAGTTGCAGGATATGCAGGAATTTTTGATGCAATTAAAGTTAAAGAAGATAAGCTTGATGATATTATTCAATATGATTTAAACTTAATAGAAAAAGCTGAATCATTAAAAGCAGATACTGAAAAAATAGTTTCAATAGAACCTGGAAAAGATGAATGGAGAAATAGCATGGATGAATTAATATCAAAAATTGAAGAAATAGATGATTTTATTAATAAAAGGTCAGAAATTCTTAGAGGTTTAGTAAAATGATTTCATATATTAAAAAATGGAGGGATAATTAAATGCCAAAAGTTATTGAATGGGTTGGAGTAAAAGAGAATGATATAGTTTGGAAATATCCAAGCGAAGAAATTACATGGGGAGATGTTTTAATAGTTCATGAATATGAAGCTGCGGTTTTCTTTAGAGATGGAAAAGCATATGATGTTTTTAAAGCAGGAAGGCATGTTTTAACAACAGCAAACCTTCCATTATTAACCAAAATTTTATCAAAAATTACAGGATATGATAAAGTTCCTTTTAGAGCATCAATTTTCTTCATTTCATTAAAACAATTTCAAGGAAAATTTGGAGCACAAGGACAAACAAAAGAATTAGCACCTCTTAAATTCTTTGGAAGCTTTTGGTTTAGAGCAGAAGATCCAAATCTTTTTGTTAATGAAGTTGTGGGTGGACAAGGAGTATATACGACTGAGAATTTACAAAACTTTCTTAGAGGATATCTTAATGAAAGGCTTATTGATACTTTAAGTCAATATTCTCTTGCAGATGTTTATGGTAAACTTGATGAGACAAGCTTATTAGTAAAGAATGTTCTTTTTGATGCTTTTTCAAGAATAGGGCTTGAATTAATAGATTTAAAATTCGAAGGAATAGATACTACACCAGAATGGAGAGATAGATTATTCTATATAAGAACAGGAGTAAGTGCAGCAGAGGTTCTTAGGATGCAAACAGTTGAAAAAACAGCTGAAAGTTTATCTAAAAGTCCAGGAGCAGCAGTTGGAGCAGGAATAGCTGTAATTCCACCCCTATTTCAACAACCAGCAGCTCCAG is a genomic window containing:
- a CDS encoding zinc-dependent dehydrogenase; translation: MKVAMYYGPNDIRYEDYPKPIIKENEALIEMKACGLCGSDLMDWYLEKRAPLVLGHEPAGIIVEIGEKVKKFQLYDKVFVHHHVSCLTCHYCTHGSFTVCPKFRETHIDPGGFAEYFRVPVENLEIDTIKIPDNLSFEEATLIEPIACCIKGMMKCNIKPGDVIAIIGAGPSGIIFTQLSKIYNVSKIIVIDSIKYRLEIAKKFGADIIINYHEEDPIKIIKENSDNRGADVVIVTAPNINAYSEAFKICRKGGMILAFAPINPNEFLQLSIHDLFFSEISLISSYSTSHIETRMALNLILSNKIKTKELITHKFKLSQVKEAIKLAKESKECLKIVILNEK
- a CDS encoding zinc-dependent dehydrogenase — translated: MSKKKMKAALLYGVKDLRLEYIDIPEIGEKEVLVKVKAATTCGTDLKIYQRGYVSIGFIKYPQLFGHEWAGEIVEVGEKVEKFKKGMRVRAGNSAPCFTCPSCKEERYNLCENRTWLWGAYSEYIKVPEEIVKYNMQEIPSHLSFEEAAITEPLACVIHGDKKAGIKIGDTVAIIGSGAIGILHLQVAKIMGAKKVIITDLIDERLDVAKKLGADEIINSGKEDIIESVKKLTNGRGADVVIEAVGIPKTWEQALKLVKKGGTVLEFGGCPPGTKIEVETELLHYGEITLLGTFHANPHDFEIALDMISSGAVKVKPLITRKMNLDDIKEAFEILLTSKKDLKIAINP
- a CDS encoding cupin domain-containing protein, which translates into the protein MYIINEKNVKEYELKSNGMKNVKVKYLLHAGIGAKKIQLRLFTIDVNGHTPLERHEHEHEVFILKGKGIIRNGEKEYEIKPGDVIFIQSNELHQIVNIGNEPLQFLCTKETSEVPEVIIKDIEFMEVKSC
- a CDS encoding OsmC family protein, which gives rise to MNIKCKLIENLRSIVDNGRGHSVILDLPKENGGDNLGPTALELAIMSLAGCVTTIFALIAKNSKIPIESLEVIANAEKEVKSPKLSFVKIKALVKSNASKEIIETIWKKTLQTCPVSAIFEYEIKPEYEMEIIS
- a CDS encoding SPFH domain-containing protein, whose amino-acid sequence is MPKVIEWVGVKENDIVWKYPSEEITWGDVLIVHEYEAAVFFRDGKAYDVFKAGRHVLTTANLPLLTKILSKITGYDKVPFRASIFFISLKQFQGKFGAQGQTKELAPLKFFGSFWFRAEDPNLFVNEVVGGQGVYTTENLQNFLRGYLNERLIDTLSQYSLADVYGKLDETSLLVKNVLFDAFSRIGLELIDLKFEGIDTTPEWRDRLFYIRTGVSAAEVLRMQTVEKTAESLSKSPGAAVGAGIAVIPPLFQQPAAPVPAQPMVICPKCDFQNPQTAKFCSNCGAPLQIAPGINCPKCGTLNPAGAKFCVNCGNQLQSINKCPQCGNIIQPGARFCPNCGAKLM